ATGGACACCAAAACCCCGGGACTTAATTTCGATATTATTAAAGAATCCCTTGATCGCGCTAAAAAGGGCAGAAATCAAATTTTAGATTTAATAGTTTCTATTTTACCCGCGCCGCGAGCAGAGGTTTCTCTTTACGCGCCTAAGATTATTTCTTTCAAGATTAATCCTGATAAAATTCGTGAAGTGGTTGGTCCGGGCGGCCGAGTTATTAATGACATTATCGCTAAGACGGGCGCGACTATTGATATTGAACAAGACGGTTTGGTGGCCATTACTTCAGAGAATAACGAAGGATTAAAAAAGGCGGAAGAAATGGTCAAAAACATTGTGCGTGAAATTCAGGTTGGAGAGACGTTTGAGGGTAAGGTGACGAGAATTATGGATTTCGGCGCTTTTGTTGAACTCGTGCCTGGCCATGAAGGCATGGTCCATGTTTCAGAAATGGCGCCGCACCACGTTGAGCACCCTTCCGACTTTTTGAAAGAAGGAGACGTTGTGCCAGTTAAAGTTATTGAAGTTGATTCAATGGGCAGAGTTAATCTATCAATTCGTGCTGCTAAAGAACCTGATTATGTTCCTCGGCCAAAGCCAGCCAGAAAGCCAATGGGCCGCGGCGGAAGAGGCGGACATAGTCATTCAGATCGACCTCGCCGAAGATTCTAAAATTAATTCATTAGTACTTAGAGTTAATTAGTAATTTGCAGGCTTAAATGCTTTTCGTCAAAAAAATCGGCATTGACCTAGGGACGGCGACGACCTTGGTATTTTTACCGGGCCGGGGGATTGTGTTAAATGAACCGTCAGTTGTGGCGATTTCGGCTCTTGATAAAACGGTCTTAGCAGTGGGCAATGAAGCTAAAGAAATGATTGGCCGCACGCCAGATACGATTATTGCTAGAAAACCGATGCGTGATGGCGTGATTGCCGATTACCGTACCACAGAATCAATGTTGCGTTATTATATTAATAAAGCTATTGGTAATTTTCATTTTTTCAGGCCCGAAGTTATGGTGGCTGTGCCGGGCGGCATTAGTTCAACCGAAAAAAGAGCGGTCATTGATGCAACCCTAGCTGCCGGCGCTAAAGCTGCTTATATTATTAAAGAACCGATTGCTGCGGCTATTGGCGCCAATATTCCGATTGGTTCGGCTTCTGGGCACATGATTATTGATATGGGCGGTGGCACCTCAGAGATCGCGGTTATTTCTTTGGGCGGAGTCGTGGCCTGCACTTCAGTACGCGTGGCTGGTAATAAATTTGACGCAGCCATCACCGAATATATTAGAAAAAAATACAACTTAGCCGTGGGAGAGCGAACAGCCGAGGAAATAAAAACCAAGGTTGGCGCGGCCATGTATCCGGATAAAAAATTAACCATTGATATTCGCGGTCGTGACATGATTAGCGGTTTACCGCGCATCGTTACGGTTTCTTCCAACGACGTAGTTGAGGCCATTCAAGATGAATTGAATATGATAATTTCTGCGGTTAAGTCAGTTTTATTTGAAACGCCTCCGGAATTGGCCGCTGACGTCATGGATAAGGGTATGGTTTTGGCTGGCGGCAGTTCGCTGTTGCGTTGCATTGATAAATTATTAACCCAGGCAACAGGCGTGCCGGCTTATGTTGCTGACGAGCCGAATTTATGCGTAGCCAAAGGCACCGGTATCGCCTTGGAAAATTTGGAATCATATAAAAAATCCATTTTGGCCGTGCGATAATTACTACAAAACAATTTATTTTTCAAAAAAAACACCCTTGCCTCAAGGCGTTTTTTTTGTTAGTATAAGTTAATGATTGAAAACAATAAAATGAAATCCAAGAAAACGCGTTTCATCTTAAAGCGATATTTTATTATTATTTTTATTTTATTGCCGATTCTTTTGTGCGGTCTATGGATTTTTACCGTTTTTGTTCAGCACAAATATTTACTTACAAACAATGAAACGCCGAAAAAATTCTATCGCGAACAACCATTTTATGTGCGCGGTATTTATTTGTCGTCTTGGACTGCCGCCACGCCCAAATTATTAGATAAAACCCTAGAGCTAGCTAGAAATAATCAAATAAATTCTCTAGTTATTGATCTAAAAGATTCTTCAGGGAATGTGGCCTATGACAGTCGTGTACCGCTGGTTAACCACCTTAATACCAAGCAAGTGCGCATTAGTGTTCTTAGAGAATTAACCGATAAATTACACGGACAAGGATTTTATTTAATCGCTCGTTTGTCGATGTTTCAGGATACGGTTCTAGCGGAAAGCAAACCAGAGTGGGCGTTAAAAAACGTTAACACTGGGAAGATTTGGCGCGATCGGAGAAATTTAGCTTGGGTTGATCCGGCCTCGCCTGACGTTTGGCAATATAATTTAGATATTGCCAGAGAAGCTTATGATAACGGATTTGATGAAATAAACTTTGATTATATTCGTTTTCCCTCGGACGGCGATATTAGTTTAATTAA
This window of the Patescibacteria group bacterium genome carries:
- a CDS encoding putative glycoside hydrolase, whose product is MKSKKTRFILKRYFIIIFILLPILLCGLWIFTVFVQHKYLLTNNETPKKFYREQPFYVRGIYLSSWTAATPKLLDKTLELARNNQINSLVIDLKDSSGNVAYDSRVPLVNHLNTKQVRISVLRELTDKLHGQGFYLIARLSMFQDTVLAESKPEWALKNVNTGKIWRDRRNLAWVDPASPDVWQYNLDIAREAYDNGFDEINFDYIRFPSDGDISLIKYPVWDKQNTKAEVIKQFFAKQYDELKKYGPRSIDLFGLTLWHLEDGSDMNIGQSLANAMPYFDYICPMVYPSHYPSGFENFSNPADHPYDVVYRSLNKSRITFETMRADPKANHPYVRPWLQAFDLGATYNLAMIKEQIRATDEGGGLGWILWNARNDYSSFNGYSLK
- a CDS encoding rod shape-determining protein yields the protein MLFVKKIGIDLGTATTLVFLPGRGIVLNEPSVVAISALDKTVLAVGNEAKEMIGRTPDTIIARKPMRDGVIADYRTTESMLRYYINKAIGNFHFFRPEVMVAVPGGISSTEKRAVIDATLAAGAKAAYIIKEPIAAAIGANIPIGSASGHMIIDMGGGTSEIAVISLGGVVACTSVRVAGNKFDAAITEYIRKKYNLAVGERTAEEIKTKVGAAMYPDKKLTIDIRGRDMISGLPRIVTVSSNDVVEAIQDELNMIISAVKSVLFETPPELAADVMDKGMVLAGGSSLLRCIDKLLTQATGVPAYVADEPNLCVAKGTGIALENLESYKKSILAVR